One Epinephelus fuscoguttatus linkage group LG16, E.fuscoguttatus.final_Chr_v1 genomic window, ctgacaggaagtgaagggtGCCCTGTAACATTTGCACCCTGACCTGACTGGGTTGAGCCTCAGCTGGGCCGTTCTGTTCTCGCTGAGCCCGCATCGTGATCTCGCCCAGCTGCTCTCTGACCTGAAACAGGAAGCCGTCACTGGTTACATAACCTCCGTTGCATGAATCCCCTGTGAGCTGCACATCACCGGCACCTCACCTTGTTGGTTGTGCGAGTTTAAGAGGGACTTCCACAAATTCCTTGTCATGTGCTGTCTCATAATTaacatgccccccccccccaccaccaccaccaccacctctggCATATAGCTGTGTAAATATTGACGTATGGAGAAAAGGGAAAAGCAGGTTAAGTCAGTGGGTCACCTGTGCAAGCTCCtccttgtgtgcctgggcctcCTTCTGGGCCAAATCCAGCTGGCTCTGACACtctgacagctgcagcttcagctgAATACAGAGCACAGCACAGAGATGAACAGATGTCAGACAGGTTTACTTTGAAATCCAGCACAAGAGACTGAGatctttaaatgtgtttctcaTAGGAAAAGCCTCCTACACAAGTATGGATTGCTAATTCTTTACATTGAGAGCTATTTCTATAATATATgaaacaaaactttttaaatCGTATTAATCAATCCATAATAAGGCTGGGCAACAGAGTTCTGACTgggcccaaaaaaaaaatcaggcctGACCCACATGAGCCGGCAGTTTCTGTCAAAGCCCGACCTACAGCAGCAGTTTTGGCCTACTTAACAACCCAAATCtatactgtcaaaaatatatatttaattttatttactatatttcttttaatattgAAACGTATTGCAAGCTAAGGGCTGATGTGTTTCCTCAAACCACTTCTTCTTTTCTACCTTCTGTTATTTCAAGAGTCTGATGTCTCATGCACGACAGGTTCCCCCCAGAGCGTCTAGAGTGCACAGTGGTCCATAGCAATGCGGTGCTCAGACGATGATCACCGCTCTTCACTGCATGTTACGCACATCTCTCACACTGCTGGGGAGGCAGAAGAGTTGCAGAACTGCCAACCATGTTGCCTCCCAgacctctctttctccctgtctCTTTCCGTCCCTCTCCATTACTCTGTTGTTCCGTCACTTTCCCTCTCACAGTCACAGTccccatctttctctctctttccctcttgaTCAATCCACTATAATATCTGCCATTTATGCACAAGAACTGCccgtttaataataataataataataataataataataataataataataataactattaaaacaaacaaacaaacactggtaAACTGACGAGAACCCACCCTGATTCAAGCCCAGGGGAGTGCTGAGAAATAACAGCCCGGCCCAGCCCAAACTTGGTGGGTTGGTTTGGACCAACACTGATGATGAACATTGAAgggactattggtgctttcacaaaatatttacacaatgacatttttgataaatactcatcagtaatgtggatataatgactgaggggaaaaatgcaaatagtagaacagctagaacagtctggtaggTTGAGAAAGCTACGTAACTTTATTGTAATGCTGCCTTGAAAACtaggaaaagacaacattcTCAATGATATGTTAAGCAAAACCTAAAACGGTATCTAGTCCCAGCCCTAAAGAAAACTGAATGTCTGAATATGAACATTTATCAAAAGTTCAAAAAGGAGTTAAATCTAACCACCAAATTTTACCGATTTTAGAAGCATGTAATATGCAAGTCCACCTTCTTAAGAGGGGAATTTATCAGCGGTGTCAGTTCCAGTGAGGCTGCAGTGATCCGCAGACTGAACATGCTCATGTACCTGCTCCATCTCCTCTGAGATCCCCTGGTTATCTGACTGTTTCTCCAGCTGGGCTTCCACAAGCATCATCTGCTCCTTCAACTACAGCGAGAaccaaaataaagcagtttactTAGTTAGCAGTACATGTCTTACCTGCTAACTTAAAATCAAAGTGCAATTTAAACTGAGTGTGGAAAAATCCTCACCTGTTCTACACTTTGGGTTTCTGCCTCCAGTTGGCTGACTTTCTCCAGAGCCTGGAAATGTGTGAGAAGGACTGTTGTGAGGTTTTGAAAAACATGAGGAAGGGGGACCCACATATGGTGAAAAGATGTCCAAGTCATAGTGATTTCAAGGAGGTCTCATAACTTACCACCCTAAGCTGTTCCTCTGAGTTAGCCATCTTGGACTTCCACACCAGCTCTTCTTCCTCCACACTCTTCTGCAGATGTTTCAGCATTCCTTCCTAAAAGGAGAAGGGGAACAGGTTTAGCTGAACTGCATaaatttagggtgctttcacacctgccctgtctAGTTCAGTTAATTTTGATCTCAAGTTGTTTGCCTCCcaaagtgcagttcatttgggcaggtgtgaacacagcaatcacaccttaacaaccagactgacaattctgaccagtcaagagcagctttctcctCAAGGAAttttatctggtctgcttgtaaatgctgctgtgataaCACggaccaactctaggcaattatacaacttcggaccaaagcaagctTTAGgcctgaaagcacccttactcGATATTCACACAACTCAGTTTCCCAGTCACTTACTGTTTCAGCCAGGACTGTCCTGTACTGTTCACATTCAGCCTGCAGTGAGCCATGGCTCTCCTCGGCCTCCTTCAGTTTCTCAAGCAACTCCTGAAACAGAGAAAGCACATTCACATCTTCTGCCGGGCTAATTTAAATCAGTATATTTTTATCTGTATAAAACTGTGGCTTACAGGCGACACTGTGCTTGACTGAGACTCCTGGCTCTGCTGGCTGAGAGACTCCTGCGCTTTCTGTGTAAATACTTGTAACCAGTTGGCCTAAGTAATGAGAAAAAGGCAGACATAAATAAGTCATGTGAAtattattttacagaatatcaACCAAAATAAGAGATCACTCAGCAACTCCTTTTATGATATCCCCTTTTCCTACCTGCTCTGTCTCTACGGGTATCTGTGGGAAGAGTGTCTGGAGAGTTTCTTTGGCTTCAGTTTGAAAAGCTCTCAGCTCTGCTGTAACATTCTGCTAAAAACAATGGATGACATAATCAGGAGAGTGATTCAGAGGAAATCAGTCTCAACTGAAATTGGCTAATGTCTAAAGAGAGCCTTACTGCATCAGTGGTAGTCTTTTCTCTCACTTCTCTCAGCTCCTCTTGTAGTGATGTGACGAGAGCATCCTTCTCAGTCAGGCTAGCCAAAGAACCAAAACAGTCAAACCTGAGATCTATAACAGACCTAACAATATGTggggctgattttttttttccatatgcCAAGACTCATTTACCTGTTCTGTAGTAGTTCCAGCTCTGTGgagctgtctgtctgctgtaaGAAAGCAGACATGCAAACAAGTCTGAGATCATTTTTTTGTTCTGCAGGGAGGCTGTAAAAGTAGAATCATGCAACACATCAACAGGTACACTTACGGGTGTGTTTTGAAGTTGCACCATCTCTTCTTTGAGGTTTTTAAGTTCATCCTGAAGTGATGCAATAAGGCTGACATCCTCACTAAGAATGGGCACACAATTTGGACAAACTATTAGTAAGCCAAAAGCAAACAGAGGTGTGGGGAGTTGATTAGATTTGAGTTAATCACATGGACAGTAGAAGGCACCATACCTGTTATTTCTTTGTTCTAGCTCAACAATAGTGTTCTCCTGTTAAAACAGCAGATTTGTGATTAGCAGTGCCACTGTACACATTggtatgaatttaaaaaaaaaaagagaaaaaaaagaaagaaagatgtaTCTCCTTCAAAAATCAAGAAGTGATACTATTTGGTAATAGATGTAACAACAGATGTTTGCGACACTTACAGCAGCTTCCTGCTTCATCTGCAGTTGCTTCAGTTCCTCGTGAAGCGTGTTCAACTGGTTGTCTCTCTCCTGAAGGCTGCAGGGGGCAGTGCACTATCATCAATAAATGAAATGGCTCTGGTTCGAATGGTGACCCTGAGGAAAGGAGGCTCAAACACTTACCTGAGCTTTAGCTGTTCCACTTCTGCAGCGTTCACCTGCCAAATCACACATAACAGACATCCTTAGGGGGTGACTACGTTTGGTTGACCATCTGGCCATTTCAGAGAAGTCAAACTGACAAAGTGTGTCTTACCTGATTgttatcctcctcctcctttttggTCTGACTGGCCTCCAGCAGTGAGTTAATGGTGGCCACCTGCTGCACAAGCTGGTTTTTCTCTGCCTGTGTCTCCTCCAGCTGGACAGTGAGGGTGTCCACCTGAGCAGAGCGCTCACCGATCTCAGCCTCCAATTTCCCAATACGCGCCTGAAACTCTGCACGGACAAAAACATAGCACTCACaacttattttatattttgtgatACAGCCACTGCTACCCTTTTTTCCCCACTATCAAGATGCACATGACCATTAAGACATCCCTCCCTCATTTTCTGACCTGAGAGGGTGCTGCTGTCCTGCTGGGCATTGTCCAAAGTGGCCTGCAGGCTGCTGTTTCTACCCTGTGCTGCTCTGAGCTCCTCACACACCTCCTCCAATCTCCTCTGCAATGCCTGCTCGCTCTCCCCATGGCTGGCCTGAGAACAACATATATCAAGATGTGTTTAacagcagggggcagcagagATTCACAAAACAATTCTACTTGGCAGCAGTGATTCACAGGGCAGTATCGGTGCCTTCCTGTTCAAATATATTGCAACACATTCGGAGAAAAAGAACATAATTTAATATGCACAGATGATCCACCTATGAGATGAGAATATAATCTGGTTTGAGGTTGTATAACAAGGACATAAAAATAGACATTTTATCAGTCAAGCTATTTGTTTGGGAATTTTTAAAGGAAGTATCTTGCAGGAAGTGCTTTGAACTTGAGGGAATTTTGAGATGACTAGCCTGCCTGAGCTTCTCTGATAGACTCTGATAGAGTCAATTGTTAGTGACAACCAAGTACTGACCACTGTACAGCGACACATTTCAACAAAGGGAGCAAAACTTCTCTCAAGTGCAAGAAATTAGAAAAGACCTCTCTTGCATCAATTGAGCATGTCTAATGTATACTGAGTGACGGTGGAGCCATTGCATAATGTGTTTGAGGACCTTTAACTGTTAGAACGCATGTTTGTAAATGATTAAACTAAGTGAACACTTGACTGTCAGGAAGTGCTGACTCACTTGCTCCACATAACCCATAATGGTTCAgaccaacacaacaacattcCGTCAGTGAGTGACTGCGTAGGCTGATATGAGAACAGCAAATTAGCAGATAATGCAAGGCAGGGATATACTTCAAGTCTGACTGTCGTGTGTTGTAAATACCATCAGACTGTTCCTGCTCTTTCAGAGCCTGTTACAGTGGGCTGGAGAGGAGAGGTGCTCGGACATGCACACATTCCAGCTGGTGCTGAGGCGCATTTTGCCTACAGCCCTATTACTGAATGGCTGCATTCCAGCTCAGTCCTGAGCTCTGTGATTACAAGGCAATTAAACTTCCCATAACATTAGAGGGTTTGAGGATAGGTGGGAATGGTCTAGGCTTGCATTTTGAACAGCCTCTGTAACTAACGGGCTGCCCAAACaagaaacagcatttttttttttaaaaaaaaaagatggaatcAATTTGTTTTCATGTGGAAACTTGATCACTTCTAATGTAATGTGTAGCAGAGATGATGTGGTGTTCCCACAGGCCAAGCAAACCTGAAGCATGGCGAGCTGCTTCTCAGCAGCGGACACCTTGGCCTCCAGCCCTTTCCTGATGTGCTCATCAGCGAGGAGactttctgtcttctctccaagTTCCTTGGTTAACTTTGCACATTCCTGACGCAGTTTGGCCAGCTCTGCATTTTGTCTGAGGACAGTATGAAGGAgggacagaaggacagacacaggGAGAAAGAGTCAAGGACAACGCGTCATAAAAATAGAAGCCAATCTTCAGGCTTGGCAGACCAAACACGCCTTTAAATTTGTACACACTGTATTTAACTGTCACTTTAATTAGTATCAGTATAAAGAGGTAAAGAGGATGTCATTATGGATCACGGCTTCTCATTTACTGTCAGAGGAATACACTCACTTGCTCTCAGCCTGACTAGTGGCTTGGTTCAGGGCGTCGCGGAGAATGGAGTTCTCCTGCTGCAGGCGGGCCAGCTGGGCATTGGGGCCTTTCTCCAGCTGGTCCTGCAGGCTCACGATCTGCaaaataagttgttttttttttaaataaactagCCATGTTGGACTGTCAAAGCTTGGACAGCTGCTTTAAATCCTTTTCAACacaacaaaattacaaaaaaaaaaaacaagggaaaaaaaatgtattttcactcCTCATTAGCAGCCAGATTGCCAGgaggaaataaaaagacaaaatgcaaaCTCAGATGTGCATTAACAAACTGTAAAAATTGTTCTGAGGAACTGACCTTTGCATTGAGGCCCTGGGTCTGGGCTATGTGGTCCTGGTAACTGGCCTGCATGCGAGCTTGCAGAGCAATcatttcttgctctctcttacTCAGCTGGGAACTCAGCCTCGTCTCCACACTGGCAACCTTGGACTTCTCAGCAGACAGCTCCTGATACACAGACAGCACGTTCAGATTCATATAGTTAAGACATCCACCACAGGacaaatttaaatatttactatACTGTGGCTTTTCCTCTCGTGCCAACATGATGACTCAATTTTTCATTCAACACTTGGTTCAGGacaagaaaacattaaaaataatgcaaaaaaatacttttctgtGGAATTTGCTGCGACCCTAAAGATCGACTTGCCACCTTGTGCTGCCAcccacagacagaaataaatagcGCATGACATTCTTAGAATTGAAGCAGAGTAAGCTCCAGATGCTGTAGACACCTTGTTAACTTTGCTCTAGTGCCATCTTCAGGATGAAAGATAAAGAGGACTGCAATTTAAATGTCAGTGCGTGTTCATTTTCAACAGAGAATTAACCCTTtaatttaggtttttttttctcagctgcCACATTTAGACCAATCTGCACTCTTTGCCtcaatagtaaaaaaaaaaaaaagatctaagAATTCATCCAACAATTTTGTTTTCTTATGTAATGAGTGTAATGTGTCTCATAGGGCTGCCAGCATGGTTACAGACCAGAAGAGGTGTTGTAGCTGGAGTACGGCTTCATTGACCTGAGAGACACGTGTATGTCTAACCTTGGTGAGTTCTCTGAGACGGTTCTTTGCAGCAGAAGCATCCTCTTGTTCTGCCGCCAgttgtttctccctctcctccagctgTTTTTTCAGCACGGCCACTGGGTCTCCTTTCTGAGTGGCCTGAAAACACATTAGTTGTGTAAGACAGCAAAAAAAGTGGATCTCCCTACAAGTCTCATACATATTCAGTGAACTATGAAGTCTTTTTTTCTTGCTGACTGCAGCGTCCATTACCATGTGCCAGGTGTCCTGAATGATGCCGACTTTCTCAGACAGGATCTCGATGAGCCTATGAGCCTCTCCCTCACTGAACACCATGCTACTGATGGTGGACACCAGAGCCTTGTAGGGCAGGTACAGAGGAGCGTCAGCAGAATCCACCACAGCTGCTGAAGAGGCAAACACCAAAAATTGTAAtgaaaaacaacatggtggaaTCACATCGGGAATTTAGAGgttatttcatgttttaaaccaaaaagccAACAGTTTCAAAACTCATTAGGCTGTCACAGTGAGGACTGAATTCCCACACTGCCTCAGGAAAAGGACAAGGTTGAGACTTGTCCTGTGGGTCTGGGGCCTTGGATGGCAAAATGATGGGGCACTGTGGCACCAGGCGGAGACAAGCCTCAGGCAAGGAAGAACCCATCTCCCCTCCCTACCCATTGTCAGGGCACTGAGAGCCTTTGTCAGTTAACAAAACAGGGCAGTGGTGTTTGGACAGGCTGGCGTGCTCTATGCCCTGCAGAGCTGAGTGCCAGACATTACCCACAACTGCCATTGGCACTACTTTCCACGGGTACACAGCTAGAAGTTCATCAGTACTGACAGGGTATTACTGCCTTAGATTGTGAGTGTATGCACGTGCGACTAAACTGTACAGACATGACCCTACTCCACCTCCAAACAAGTTGGAGTGCTATCACCAGTGTTATGGCTAATGCAGTTCCTGCTTAGACAACCATTTCCACTTTAAAGGAGGACGCTAATTTTAACAATGATGGTTCTAGTGTAGCAGAAATATTGGTAGACTACAGTGGCTTTGATCCTTGATAGGCAGCAAAGGGTTTGTGGGTAAATGTAGTTTTGAGAGACTTGCAGGAGCACTGATGTGGACGCCACCAAGGTCCAAACTACACGTGGAGCATAACAGAAGTCCCCAAACAGTGCATCGAAAAAACGATGACTGGTTTCACAGGAAAGAAAAATCTGGCGGCGGGCTTGGCCAAGGCCAAACAACAGGCATCTTTTGGCAGAGGGAGAGTTACCAGACACCTAAAGATAGTGTAGAGCTGTGCTGTGATTTTGGCATAGTGGCCACACTCAAAACTGCAGGTTATGTAATTCAGGGCCTTGATCAAGAGCACAAAAGACTGGACTCTAAAGACTGACGAGCTATATGTATTATTCTCTTCCCATGCTGCTATTATCTGTATCAGTTTCTATATTTTTGAAGTGTAATCTTTAATAACCTTATAAACTACAGAGCTATAACATGAAATATTTGGACATCTCTAAAACATAACTGCTTACCAGGCTCTGCCTTTTTCTTGGAGGCCTTCTTCTTAGGCTCTTGTGCTTTTCCTGCAGCAGGAGGAGCCTGCTGAGATCCCACTGGGGGGACTGCCATCACTGGGACGTCTTTAGTGACAGCTTCCAGCACTGGGGCAGTTTTGGATGGAGCAGGTGAAGACTTGGCTGGGGCCGGAGCAGACTTGGCTGGGGCTGCAGCAGCTTTGGCTGGTGCAGGGGCAGACTTAGTTGGTGCTGGGGCAG contains:
- the rrbp1a gene encoding ribosome-binding protein 1a isoform X6, translated to MDIYDPQTLGIMVFGGFMVISALGIALVSTFSMKETSYEEALAKQRKELGKIQSTRSEKKKKEKVSEKKGRGKKKEEKPNGKIPEPEKIQEEVEVDTVIESAAAPVVAAAPAPAPEPVPAVEVKPTAAPAPADTQSKAAADPTPVLSEPSPAPSPKEKKKKKVAKVEPASTQTAPIVAASAPVKSSSVPPSTQAPVSAPTKATAPSAASAPTKSAPASAKSAPAPTKSAPAPAKAAAAPAKSAPAPAKSSPAPSKTAPVLEAVTKDVPVMAVPPVGSQQAPPAAGKAQEPKKKASKKKAEPAAVVDSADAPLYLPYKALVSTISSMVFSEGEAHRLIEILSEKVGIIQDTWHMATQKGDPVAVLKKQLEEREKQLAAEQEDASAAKNRLRELTKELSAEKSKVASVETRLSSQLSKREQEMIALQARMQASYQDHIAQTQGLNAKIVSLQDQLEKGPNAQLARLQQENSILRDALNQATSQAESKQNAELAKLRQECAKLTKELGEKTESLLADEHIRKGLEAKVSAAEKQLAMLQASHGESEQALQRRLEEVCEELRAAQGRNSSLQATLDNAQQDSSTLSEFQARIGKLEAEIGERSAQVDTLTVQLEETQAEKNQLVQQVATINSLLEASQTKKEEEDNNQVNAAEVEQLKLSLQERDNQLNTLHEELKQLQMKQEAAENTIVELEQRNNSEDVSLIASLQDELKNLKEEMVQLQNTPQTDSSTELELLQNSLTEKDALVTSLQEELREVREKTTTDAQNVTAELRAFQTEAKETLQTLFPQIPVETEQANWLQVFTQKAQESLSQQSQESQSSTVSPELLEKLKEAEESHGSLQAECEQYRTVLAETEGMLKHLQKSVEEEELVWKSKMANSEEQLRVALEKVSQLEAETQSVEQLKEQMMLVEAQLEKQSDNQGISEEMEQLKLQLSECQSQLDLAQKEAQAHKEELAQFQNELSQTTEKLHGEVAQRQQLSEEFEQAQKTITELQAQLDLVKVSAESPQADTEDVAQLKERLEKERKLSKDLGQAATKLQQLLKATQEQLTKERDTVRTLQEHLEGKGEYVELKEGTSV